The Gallus gallus isolate bGalGal1 chromosome 33, bGalGal1.mat.broiler.GRCg7b, whole genome shotgun sequence genomic sequence agacgcagctcctcctggcacctcgactgccagtgctgaactggatgtttaaaggaaagattccctccacccatcatgctactgatgccacttggagcaagtggattgcactgattacacaacgagctcgaatggggaacttcagtcgtccaggaatcttagaggtgatcatggactggcctgaaggtaaaaagtttgaaacatcaccaggagaagaggtatcacgtgccaaagaggccccaccatataatgaactaccaggaaatgaaaagaaatatgccctgttcacagatggatcgtgtcgtattgttgggaagtatcgcagatggaaagctgctgtgtggagccccgtgcgacaagttgcagaggccactgaaggaaaaggagaatcaagtcagtttgcagaggtcaaggctgtccaactagccttagatgtcgctgaacgggaggggtggccagtgctttatctttatactgattcatggatggtggcgaatgccttatgggggtggttacagcagtgggagcaaaataactggcaacggagaggtaaacctatttggtctgctgaactgtggaaagacattgctgcccgaataaagaatatggtggtaaaggtgcgccacgtagatgctcatgtgcccaagagtcgggctacggaagaacagaaaaataaccatcacgTAGATCAGGcagccaaaattgaggtggctcaaatagacttggactggcagaacaagggtgaattatttctagctcggtgggcccatgagacctcgggccatcaagggagagatgcaacgtataagtgggctagagaccgaggggtggacttaactatggatgctattgcacaagttattcatgactgtgaaacatgcgccataatcaaacaagccaagaggatgaaacctctctgggaggaagggcgatggcaaaagtataaatatggggaggcgtggcagattgactatatcaccttgccacgatcctgcaatggtaagcgttatgtgctcaccatggtggaagcgaccactgggtggcttgaaacatatgcagtaccccatgctaccgccagaaataccatattaggtctggagaaacaagttctgtggcgacatggcaccccagaaagaattgaatcagataatgggactcattttaaaaattctcttataaatacttgggccaaagaacatggcattgaatggatttatcatatcccctatcatgcaccagcttctggtaagattgaacgatacaatgggttgttaaaaactatgctggaggcaatgggcggtggaacatttaagcactgggagaagcatctggcagaagccacctggttggtcaacaccaggggatctatcaatcgtgatggtcctacccattccagctccctacatactgtagagggagataaggtccctgtagtacatgtaaagagcatgttgggaaaagcagtttgggtccttccagcctctggaaagggcagacctctccgtggaactgtttttgcccagggacctggctccacttggtgggtgatgcagaaagatggggatgttcaatgtgtaccacaagggaatttgatgttgggggagtgcagtcagtagttctatgtatatgtattaagcatgatataatgatgtagaataaggggtggaatgtcatggttttgtaacttcgctattggtattccacatcataacatcatggacaaaagagaagaactacgtatcccagaggacctcacggtcagagaaggaagacacatcacggaagatacgtcatctggttgcgcgcggtgcttcttcactttcgcttgctgccgggagaggagtgggtgtgctttccaagccgggcgccttcatcaagtaaggctttcggtttcggaaactctctcactctctctctctctccctctctatcgctctttcgctctctctccctcattccatttggtttattatacttactcccgattagattgtattgtatcgtgtcatcttgcatctcaacatcatagttagtaaaataagttctccttcttagattgttgccaccgcttcgtttttctcgggaagtgaagggggaggggggcccacaagcctaccggccccctgtcacgggcacagatctatctaggtaactccgtgacacacAGTCACTGTGGTGGAAACCAAAATGTTGGGAAAACGTCTGCACCAAACtatggaaattaaaaaggaacagTGTGAAAAGACTCATCAGGTCAGTCCTCAGATGAAGGTTATGTACAGTTAATCTGCTACAGAGGTGGAGAGCAAAAAGCATTGGATTGTGCTTCAAATAACTTAAAAAGGCCTAACTCACTTAATCCATGAATTAATGCAAATACTATCAGAGTGAAGGACACTGGTTTATGCCataacatgaggaagaaagtAGGTTGCTGGTCTATGAAACGTCATTCCTGTGCCATGACCAGTGCAGATAACGCTGGAGTAGAAGCTCCAGGCCAGCAACAATATACTGAAGCCATGGTTGTAGCAGTAGGCTCTTTAAGCATCTGAGCACAAGTTCTCATTATCAAAATGAATGTGGAGGCCACCACTGCAAAAATGCTGCTTCACATCATCTTTTCTCAGTGGACTCTGCTGCACACCATCAAGTGCAGCCGGgccagcagctggaaggagtCATTGTGGGGACAGGAAGTGCATTCCTACACCACTCatcccagcagggacaggaCAGGGCAGAGGAGCAAGGGAGAGGCAGGCTGAGGACAGGTGACTGGAGTGCTGATGCCAGGTCTCTGTCACTGCAGCACCTGAATGTCCCCTGGAAAATGTGAAGGCCGGCAGCACTGGGAGGTCATTGAATGCATCAGCAGGGACAGCACTGGAGAGGGAAGGGTGAGGTGGGTGGCTGAGCCCCATCCaggtgctggctgtggctcCTATCTGGTGCAGCCACCTACGGCAGGAGGGCAAGCACAGCATGTTCCTTCTCATCCATCTGTGCCTGAACACACCACGATGCTCCATAGCCCTTCTCCAGGcccagccctcctcccacaCAGCCTTGCTCAGGGCAGTGTGTCCATACTGGCTTGGCCTGGCTCCTGcttccctcctgcttccctccccATGCTCCCTGAGGGACCCTGAGCtggtggagctgctctgcagagcgaGGGAGCTGTGGTGCCCTGGGACACCGGGCTgaccctgtgctgctcagggccaGTGAATGTTTGCTGGGCCATGTACAACCAAGAAGGGAGCTCTTGTCCATTCTTTGGTCCTCCCAGATCATCCTGGGACTCTGAACCATACAGAACCCCAGGAAAGCAAGAGGACTTTCCTGAGGGCTACGCCATGCCTGTATTCCTGGCACAGCTTTGGAAGAGGCATTCAGTCCTCTGGCCCTCCCCTGAACAGCCTCTTCTGTTACAATGGCCCCAGAAGGGAGGCCAGCCATGGCACAGTGCTACACACTGCCTGCCTTGCCAGCAGACACAGCGGTGCCACCGTACAGACAACAGCACTGTCACCAATTGCACCAGAACCGAGAGCAAACATAAATGCAAGGACGCAGGAGAACAGATGGAAACTGtaaagagagcagcactgaaaagaccacgtcctgctgctgcccgtgGCTGTGGCTCCAGggctccagaagcagcagcacaactcaAAGGCAGCAGACTCCCCACCAGGCACTGACAGACATCCCTCAGGGACACTGCTGCTCCATGTGACATTTGTTTCTTAAGTCCTGAGCCTCTTCAGATGATCCAGTCCAGATGGGAGACAAAACAAACGATCCACTGTggattttgttctcttttcatATAACCTAGTTCTTTAAGTAGAATAGGTTCATCACatagaagtaaaaataagcaaacataaAGATGGAtgattaatataatttaattgGAATTAAATATATTATAGGTATGAGAAACTGacatgaagaagaaacagaaacaccaCATAAAATCTATCAGGCTTTTCCTAAATGTTTTGTAGTCTTGAGAGCATGATGAACATCTTTCTGGTGGTGAAACAGGGTATGCTGCAGTATCTTCCTGAGGGCacccttgagctcctggttcctcatgttgtagatgagggggttcagtGCTGGAGGCACTACCGAATACAGAACAgacaccaccaggtccagggatggggaggagataGAGGGGGGCTTCAGATACGCAAATGTGGCAGTGCTGACAAAgagggagaccacggccaggtgggggaggcacgtggagaaggctttgtgccgtccctgctcagagggcatcctcagcacggccctgaagatctgcacataggacacaacaatgaaaacaaaacacccaaaaaagACAAGGACACCAGCCATGATAagcccaacttccctgaggtaggcatctgagcaggagaccttgaggatctgggggatttcacagaagaactgatccacagcattgccttggcacagaggcagggaaaatgtattggcagtgtgcagcagggaatagagaagccccgtgccccaggcagctgctgccatggtggcacaagctctgctgcccagcagggtcctgtagtgcaggggcttgcagatggcaacgtagcggtcataggacatgatggtgagaatggAATActctgctgagatgaagaagagaaagaaaaagacctgtgcagcacatcctgcgtaggagatggccctggtgtgccagagggcattggccatggctttggggagagtggtggagatgcagcccaggtcgaggagggcgaggttgaggaggaagaagtacatgggggtgtgcaggcggtggtcgcaggctacggctgtgctgatgaggccgttgcccaggagggcagccaggtagatgcccagcaagagccagaagtgcaggagctgcagctgccgcgtgtctgccaacgccaggaggaggaactcgctgatggagctgctgttgggcatttgtggttcctgggcatggattcctgttcagagtgcagaagataatCACAAGGCAGTTCCCACAGTCACACCTCTGGGTGTATTATAGAatccttctttcttttaggaGAATGTTCTTTTACCCCCattatttgaatttaatttcatgaaGCTCAGCCATCCATATGCAGGAGAAGATTATGGAGCTTTTCCTTTACTCTTATTCTCTAATCTTATCCCATCTCTCTTGATATTTGATTCCATATCTCTTACCTTTACCCCAACTGCTACTAGGGCCCACATGCCCAACCTCTGTGCCCTAGTGTTTCTGTTAGAGAAAGCTGCCTTTTTTCAGCATAAGTACattattcatgtctgcagaaaatgagaataatttCGACTGCTTCTATCCTTCgagaaaggagaggctgaaatCACATTCTGTGTGTAtgaatacaaaacaagtgattgATAAAAGTAAGATTCAGGAGTCTCAGAGATGTGTTCAGTGTTGACAGCCCTTTTTAGATTTCAGTCTGCAGTCCTTTTCCCCTCCCTACGGATATAAAATATCCATGccttgtctctcctcttgcacAGTGCTCTTCGAAACATGCTGGGGTGCAGTGTAactgtgatccccctgccccaggcagcagctgtggcagcagaaggcccctgccctgacctgccggggggctccttccccccacacgtctccccgcagcgccctgggcagctccccaggcaggctgagtgctgagcctggcaggcggcagagtccctgccccggcacacagcccctggggcacagcagggaccctgctctgcaaaACAGGAATGGGTACATGCATCTGGACTGGGactttttccctgaaaaagaaacacagaatgtttGCAGCCTGATCTGCAATGAGATGTCCCAAATTCAGTGATACCTCCAGGAAAATGAGCTGCATTGCCTGCCACAAGAAACTTACCTTCTTAAAAGATGAGAGCAATGCTCttccagtgagctcacagcctgctcacactGTACACATCCTGTAATCTCTCCATCCTTTTTGTTATATCCTCATGCCACCTCCAATCATGTCCCTTGCCCTTTTGTGCTGtacagaggagctgctcctgggcacagctctaAAGAGCTGCCCACTTGTATgggctccctgtgtcccaggagcccggcccagctcagcagcagaggatgtcattttcatccttcccactcatctcccctgagatgtccctgggtctccatggccaaaagctcctgaaagacaacagcattgtGACTGcactttgaaatctgctgcattaaccaccAAATGTCCAGTGGACAGTGATAAATTACAGACATACAGTTATTCCTACCAGAGAATCTTTGCTGTAACCAAAAGGGCACACAGACAAGGACAGGGAGAGGTGGACTTCCCCTGTGCAGGACAGcgatccagctgaggcagtgcaggcatctcatccctaggtggaaaccctggggctgaaaCGGGATTCTTCTCCCCACAGACCCACagagctgggattcctctggttcagttcaggtgtgcacaagaagttgcctgcatgtgagctcctgctctgagtccttggtccttcagTGGGCAGTCAGTCTCTCACACACAAACCTTGGTTGATCACCAAGGTGCCTCAGGCAGCTTCAACTGATGAAACCTCTGTTTTCTATTGGCTCACATGTAAATGGCGTCAGAAGCAGCCAAGTATCATGCCAGttccctgggctgtccagcacactCATGTGCAGCAACAAATGCAACACTTGGCCTTCAGTAAAGCCATGGCCCAGTTGCAGGCCTGAGCTCTTGTTTGGACCACAGGGACATGGTTAAATGGCTTCCACAACTGGACGGTCGCACAAGGGGAATACAGAGTCTTTACagaggatgtgatttttttctaccCCACTCACGTTCCCTGAGAATTtcctgggtctccatggccaacagctcctggaagacaacagcatcatgaTTGCATTTTGTCTTGGATCTGCAAATGATGTCTAGATTGTTGGAATAGCACCACCCTCTTGCCATGGCTTGCTGCATGCACCACTCCCACTTGGCATCACGTTGTAATGCACAGCTGTTGTAGGCTGTGAGGATGTCCAGTATGAACAGGTAGTCATCCAGAATGCAGCATTCAAGTTCAGAAGTTTCATATCCAAGTCAGAGGCACCATTGCCTCACATACGAATACTTTGGCTCTGGGGATGTCATGTTTGATGCTAACTCACATGCAGAGGAGCAATTAATGACTCCAAGGATCTCAGCAACTGTATGCAGGAAGTGTTCTGAATAGCTATAACCAGAGAGGATGCTGTCTTCTGAACACCAGAACCATGGTGTGGATGCAAGATCAAGCCAGGTTAAACCCAATGATGCTTTTGATTTGGGATGCTTCCTGGAGCGTCTTTACCTAATGTATTCATCAAAAGGAATAAACAAGACGGAGCAGATTACCTTGAGTGTGACCACGTGGCACGTGCAGGACAGCCAcgggatcaggcccagccaacATGAATTCATGAATGACGGGTCCTGCTTGACCTCCCTGCTCCTACTCTGACCAGATGACCTGCCTGGTGCACgagggaaaagctgtggatgtgatCTACCTAGACTTTGTCAAAGCCTTTGGTTTTGTCTCCCACAGcactctcctggagaagctggcagcccatggcttgggcagGTGTTCTGTTTGCtggataaagaactggctggatggccaggcccagggggtggtggtgaatggagttagatcctgctggtggccagtcacgagtggtgttcctcagggataAGCGCTGGGACCTGCCCTGTTTAATATCCTTATTGACCAATGGCTGATGACAGCGGGCTGAGCTTTAGCAAGACAAAGTGCTGAGTCTTACAGTTTGGTCATGATAAGCCCATGCACTGCTAATGGCCTGGGGCAGTGTGGCTGGCcagctgcaaggaggaaaaggagctggGTGTGTTAACGAAGCACAATTGGTTCCGGATGAAACATGCAAAATTTCATCCAagcttaagaaaatatttatttactgtatgCTGCTGATTAGCAGAAGTGGCTGCTCAGAGAGTTACGTTGCCTGTAGGTACTCAAAAGACTTGTAGTGCCACTCTTGGAAATGCAattctgcagccctgtgcacagGTGGAGGCCTGTGATGAATGGTGTTCCCAGAGGTTCATCTTGGGACTGGTGATCTTCATCATCTTTATGAGTGAAATAGACAGTGGGATGGAGTGTACCCTCAACAAGTCTgatgatgacaccaagctgaggggTGCAACTGGTACAACAGATGGAAgagatgtcatccagagggaccggAACAAATTGGAAAGGGAGCAAATGTGAACttgatgagattcaacaagcccaaatgcaaggtgttgaacatgggttggggcaatcccagatatgtgcaCAGGCTGGGAAAAGATCTCACTGAGAGCATCTCTGCGGAGCAGGATTTGGGGGCCCTGATGGACAAAACGCTGGACATAAGAaagcagtgtgcgcttgcagccccaaagaCGAACAGCATCCTGGGCTACAACCAAGGGGACTGGCCAGCACAGTGAGGGAGTTGTTTGTCCCACATGCTCTGACCCCATCACACCCCATATGGATTACTGCATCgaggcctggggctcccaacacaagaaggatgtggagctgttggagtccATCTAAGAGGAGATCCaccaagatgatcagaaggatggagagcttctcctatgaagacaggctgaggcagctgtgcttgttcagctaggagaagagagggctctggggaaaccccactgcagccttccagtatttaaaaagagctcataggcaggaaggaaatcaacttcCTGCACAGTATGAATAtggtaggacaaggagaaagagTTTCTACtaaaagaggaaacatttagattacatattaggaggaaattctttgctcagagggtggtaaagcactggaacaagttgcccagagatgctggaCAACaaggaggtgctcaaggccaggctggatttggccctggacaacctgatctaatgGGTGGCAACCTGACCATGGCAGGGCAGTTAGAAGGGATATGttaggttccttccaacctaccACATTCTATgacttaatgattctctgataaGTGCCACCAAGAACAGAGCTCTAGGTCCAGCACTTGGTCACTTACAGATCAGCCTGGGACTCTCAGTCTGTGTCCTTCAATCTGTGAAGAACCCCCGGAAAGAAAACAGGAGGGAGCAAGTCCTTGGCTGCATGGCTGACACCAGCTTTGGAAGCAACCTCCAGGATTCTgtccctgccctgagcagctgtgggggaTGGAGAGGTCAGTTTGACCGCTTTGACTGCTGACTTGATGGTAATGAGGctctgggagaaagaaagaagggctgAGTAACGGGATGTTTTGCATCTAAGCATAAGATAAGTTTGCTGCTGTTATGAAGATTTGTTATGAAACTTGCTTGAATTCTAGCCCATGGATTCttagtggaaatgtactgaatacaTGTGTTAGACTATAAAAAGCTTGCTTGGGAGAATGAAGGAGAATCTTTCGCACGAGAAACCTGTGTTGTGTTGCTAGCCTGCGACAAGCAGCCCCTTGTGTTATGGTGGTGGTAGCAGGGAGACAAACTCTGACACATTGGTGCACATTGCCTGTTCCTGCCTGCTACCGCACTGCCACTGGATACCTCTGGATGCCACTGTAGAGACAACAGGACGGCTGTCAATTCATATGAGACCCAAGGGCTACCAGGAGTGTAGAGGTACAGTAGAAAGGCATGGAAGCGGAAAGAGAGCAGCACTCAAAAGACCACACCTTGCCCTTGCCCATCGCCATGGccccaggaaagcagcagccctgaCCTGAAGGCAGCGAGGAGCAGAAGCCCACTGAGTAGTGAGGTGCAGCCTGCAAGGAAACTTGGGCTGCTGCTCCATTTGGCAGCTGGGCTCTTGGCCCCTGAAACCCTCCTGCATAAGGGGgtttctcttccagctctaaaggagaagggaagaaaagtgaGCTGAGAGAAATGAATTTCTGCTGTCCTCTTCATTGTGCTTATGCTCATGGGAAGCGCAGTTCTGTAGGTACATGAGATGACTgggtcaaaataaataattaacaaGAAGGTTTAGAATAActctatttaaaacaaaatgcaagttTTAGGGAATAACAAACACAACATttaacaaaatactgttttaatattttctgatatGGCTGGGGATTTCCCATAGTTTCCTCAGGGCATCCCTGAGCTCCTGgctcctcatgctgtagatgagagGATTGAGTGTTGGAGGAACCACCGAGTACAgaactgccaccaccaggtccagggaaggggaggaaagggaggagggcttcaggtaggcaaacatGAGAGTGCTGACAAATAGGGTGACAACGAACATGTGAGggaggcacatggagaaggctttgtgccgtccctgctcagagggtatcctcagcacagcagcgAAGATCTGCAcgtaggacacaacaatgaagacaaaacacccaaaaattaaagaaaggcTAAAATCAATAATCCCAGCTTCGCTGAGGTAGTCtgattctgagcaggagagcttgaggacCTGGgccatttcacagaagaactgatccacaacattgccttggcagagtggtatagaaaatgtattggcagtgtgcagcaagGAATAGAGaaccccagtgccccaggcagctgctgccatggtggcacaagtTCTGCTGTTCATCAaggtcccgtagtgcaggggtttgcagatggcaacgtagcggtcataggacatgatggtgagaaggaaAGTCTCTGCAGAaagtaagaataataaaaagaagaccTGTGCAACACATCCTGcataggagatggccctggtgtgccagagggcattggccatggctttggggagagtggtggagatgcagcccaggtcgaggagggagaggttgaggaggaagaagtacatgggggtgtgcaggcggtggtcgcaggctacggcagtgctgatgaggccgttgctcaggagggcagccaggtagatgcccagcaagagccagaagtgcaggagctgcagctgccgcgtgtctgccaacgccaggaggaggaactcgctgatggagctgctgttgggcattcgcagttcctgggcatggagtcctgttcagagtgcagaagataatgacaaggCAGTTCTCACAGTCACACCTCCTGCAATGCTgtaaaaccttttctttcttttaggacaTTGTTCTTTAGCTCCATTActtgaatttaatttcatgaaGCTCAGCAATCCATAAGCAGCTTATGGgagcttttcccttcctctcattttctaatcTTATCCCATATTCCTGGATATTTTATGTTTCCATGTCTCTCATGTTTACCCCAACTGCTCTTAGATCCCACAACCCCAAACTCTGTGAACTTGAatttctgttagagaaagcTGCCTGTTTGCAGGATAAGTGCATTATTCATATCTGCAGAAAATGACAATCATTTCAACTGCATCTATCCTTTGAGAAAAGAGAGGCTGAAAGCAAATTCTCTGTCACTGTATACGAAACAAGTGTCTGAGTGAAGTAAAATTCAGGAGTCTCAGAGGTGTGTTCGAAGTTGACAGCCTCTTTTCAGATTTCAGCCTCCcatcctctttccttccctaagaatagcaaaaggaaaatccctgccttgtATCTCCTTgtgcaaagtgctcttggaaacattTTGGGGTGCAGCGTAGCTGTgagccccctgccccaggcagctgctgtggcagcagaatgcccctgccctgccctgccggggggcacattccccccacacgtctccccgcagcgccctgggcagctccccgggcaggctgagtgctgagcctggcaggcggcagagtccctgccccggcacacagcccctggggcacagcagggaccctgctctgcaccacagccctgggcacccggctgcacccccggctgcacagcctgcagccgtcctggcacatgcagccctcagggctgtgctctgatgctccagcacagaagccctcagctggaacaggtctttctccacagtaaagaaacattGAGCACCTTCAGCCAGATATCTAATGGGATGTCCCAGATTTAGTGATCCCTCCAGGAAAATCAGAGCAATTGCCTGGTGCAAAAGACTCACCTTGTCAAGGATAGTGAGAAATGCACCTCCAgtgagctctcagcctgctatTGTGCCACACAATGTAtaacctttcttccttctctcctccccatctcctgatggtcatggccccagccctgctgtatggt encodes the following:
- the OR14J1L112 gene encoding olfactory receptor 14C36 gives rise to the protein MPNSSSISEFLLLALADTRQLQLLHFWLLLGIYLAALLGNGLISTAVACDHRLHTPMYFFLLNLALLDLGCISTTLPKAMANALWHTRAISYAGCAAQVFFFLFFISAEYSILTIMSYDRYVAICKPLHYRTLLGSRACATMAAAAWGTGLLYSLLHTANTFSLPLCQGNAVDQFFCEIPQILKVSCSDAYLREVGLIMAGVLVFFGCFVFIVVSYVQIFRAVLRMPSEQGRHKAFSTCLPHLAVVSLFVSTATFAYLKPPSISSPSLDLVVSVLYSVVPPALNPLIYNMRNQELKGALRKILQHTLFHHQKDVHHALKTTKHLGKA